From the Flavobacteriales bacterium genome, one window contains:
- a CDS encoding T9SS type A sorting domain-containing protein, with protein sequence MLTAEFSTDVSEAAPNGIRLSPNPASEVLMVHLPDGASSTFALLTIDGRQLQVPATRRSDGFQLEVRSLAPGAYLLRTEEGMAWFIKQ encoded by the coding sequence GTGCTGACGGCGGAGTTCAGCACCGATGTGAGCGAAGCTGCGCCCAACGGCATCCGGCTCTCGCCGAACCCCGCGAGCGAAGTGCTCATGGTCCATCTGCCGGATGGCGCATCTTCCACATTCGCGCTGCTCACCATCGATGGGCGGCAACTTCAGGTCCCTGCCACGCGAAGAAGCGACGGTTTCCAACTGGAAGTGCGTTCCCTGGCGCCCGGGGCCTACCTCCTAAGAACTGAAGAGGGCATGGCCTGGTTCATCAAGCAGTGA
- a CDS encoding transposase, with product MQRKNKLAQSVSGIRPVLVSELIAHTAGFTRFDPPRQLVCSVGAAPFERTSGSSVRERPPPPPCQPPPQEPFQAGRAGRRSCSRRPYRLLPTQACARQTAHRRPEQCGWQDHPPPLGCAPLGPTLSASLAHVIVIGVAPP from the coding sequence TTGCAGCGCAAGAACAAGCTGGCCCAAAGTGTATCGGGCATCAGGCCGGTGCTGGTCAGCGAATTGATCGCCCACACCGCGGGTTTCACCCGCTTCGATCCACCCCGGCAGCTGGTCTGTTCTGTCGGTGCAGCACCCTTCGAGCGCACTTCCGGATCGAGCGTCAGGGAAAGACCGCCACCTCCTCCTTGCCAACCACCGCCTCAAGAGCCTTTTCAAGCTGGCCGCGCTGGCCGCCGTTCGTGTTCCCGGAGACCCTACAGGCTACTACCAACGCAAGCTTGCGCAAGGCAAACGGCCCATCGTCGCCCTGAACAATGTGGCTGGCAAGATCATCCACCACCTCTGGGCTGTGCTCCACTCGGGCCAACCTTATCAGCCTCGCTTGCACATGTCATAGTAATAGGGGTGGCCCCACCATAG
- a CDS encoding transposase codes for MRTIGIDVSKATLDAALQDEQGNVVKEERVKNSTSGLRTLLRKWTRQGLCDTRALVCLEPTGHYSHGVVKTLVVMRYPTWLAHATDIRLSIGMQRGKSDTVDAPRIAQYAHRFRDKARLVGQAHLAFAELKALLALRERLVKERAKDKAQLSDNVLHLTGSAKELMKAELQRQAQGPGAVDRPSSTRPSPPSCGRTVPCSARTSWPKVYRASGRCWSAN; via the coding sequence ATGAGAACGATCGGTATCGATGTGAGCAAGGCGACATTGGATGCAGCCCTGCAGGACGAACAGGGCAACGTGGTGAAGGAAGAGCGGGTGAAGAACAGCACCAGCGGGCTGCGCACCCTGTTGCGCAAATGGACCAGGCAGGGCCTGTGCGACACCCGGGCCTTGGTGTGCCTGGAACCGACCGGGCATTACAGCCATGGCGTGGTGAAGACCTTGGTGGTCATGAGGTATCCCACCTGGCTGGCCCACGCCACGGACATCCGCTTGAGCATTGGGATGCAGCGCGGCAAGAGCGACACGGTGGATGCTCCGCGCATCGCACAATACGCCCACCGGTTCAGGGACAAGGCCCGGCTGGTCGGACAGGCGCATCTGGCGTTCGCCGAGCTGAAGGCGCTCTTGGCCCTGCGTGAGCGTTTGGTGAAGGAGCGGGCCAAGGACAAGGCCCAGTTGAGCGACAACGTGCTTCACCTCACCGGGAGCGCCAAAGAGCTGATGAAGGCCGAGCTGCAACGCCAGGCTCAAGGCCCTGGAGCGGTCGATCGCCCAAGCTCGACAAGGCCATCTCCGCCTTCCTGCGGAAGGACAGTGCCTTGCAGCGCAAGAACAAGCTGGCCCAAAGTGTATCGGGCATCAGGCCGGTGCTGGTCAGCGAATTGA
- a CDS encoding acyloxyacyl hydrolase, with product MLPYRTCRSRTVPAAILGMRLGWGAGPGDATVRPKGEQQADRDRLSDQHRDPADVGLTATASAVREISAGFGIDHWSNGSFALPNLGLNLLSASLGVAQALGPVTPYVHVKDTVPLERPRREQSVVGSLFWARLDDRRTASTACTARSGRAVARDAQVGSGLRGVTSSTRGAAQRAGIPCGQRAVGAHAGRAPCRLRTDLRAWRACSCRWGVRTRLCRTRAAVFHRMGCRHRIGRHLIAYMALKSHHAVAITGNSDSVTDGHEPSVSPVVAVARLL from the coding sequence GTGCTGCCCTACCGCACCTGCCGTTCACGCACGGTGCCCGCGGCGATTCTCGGCATGCGCCTGGGCTGGGGGGCTGGGCCTGGTGACGCGACCGTACGACCGAAGGGAGAACAGCAAGCCGATCGCGATCGGCTCAGTGATCAACACCGCGATCCAGCTGATGTTGGCCTTACCGCCACCGCTTCGGCCGTACGGGAGATTTCGGCGGGTTTCGGCATCGACCACTGGAGCAATGGTTCGTTCGCCCTGCCCAACCTGGGGCTCAACCTGCTGAGCGCAAGCCTGGGCGTGGCGCAGGCATTGGGACCGGTGACGCCTTACGTGCACGTGAAGGATACCGTTCCGCTGGAGCGGCCGCGGCGCGAGCAGAGCGTGGTGGGGTCGTTGTTCTGGGCGAGACTGGACGACCGGAGAACGGCCAGTACAGCGTGTACAGCCCGATCGGGCAGGGCAGTGGCGCGTGACGCGCAAGTCGGCAGTGGCCTTCGGGGGGTGACGTCTTCAACAAGGGGCGCTGCGCAGCGAGCAGGAATCCCTTGCGGACAAAGGGCGGTTGGCGCTCACGCAGGCCGGGCTCCATGCAGGCTACGCACTGATCTTCGGGCGTGGCGAGCCTGTTCATGCAGATGGGGCGTACGTACACGCCTGTGCCGGACCAGGGCCGCGGTGTTCCACCGGATGGGCTGTCGCCATCGCATCGGCCGCCACCTGATCGCGTACATGGCGCTGAAGAGCCACCACGCAGTGGCGATCACGGGGAATTCGGATTCGGTTACCGATGGTCATGAGCCGAGCGTTTCCCCTGTTGTTGCTGTTGCTCGCCTCCTGTGA